The following proteins are encoded in a genomic region of Phalacrocorax carbo chromosome 2, bPhaCar2.1, whole genome shotgun sequence:
- the RAB31 gene encoding ras-related protein Rab-31 isoform X1, translating into MMAIRELKDTGVGKSSIVCRFVQDHFDHNISPTIGASFMTKTVPCGNELHKFLIWDTAGQERFHSLAPMYYRGSAAAVIVYDITKQDSFHTLKKWVKELKEHGPENIVMAIAGNKCDLSDIREVPMKDAKEYAESIGAIVVETSAKNAVNIEELFQGISRQIPPLDPHENGNNGAIKLGKQTSQTGRRCC; encoded by the exons gaTACTGGGGTTGGGAAATCAAGCATTGTTTGTCGATTTGTCCAGGACCACTTTGATCACAATATTAGTCCTACTATTGG AGCATCCTTCATGACTAAAACTGTGCCTTGTGGGAATGAGCTTCATAAATTTCTGATCTGGGACACAGCTGGTCAGGAACGG TTTCATTCCTTGGCTCCAATGTACTACCGaggttcagcagcagctgtgatAGTTTATGATATCACCAAACAG GATTCATTTCATACTTTGAAGAAATGGGTGAAAGAACTAAAAGAACACGGTCCTGAAAACATTGTAATGGCCATCGCTGGAAACAAATGTGATCTTTCTGATATCAG ggaggTTCCTATGAAGGATGCCAAAGAATATGCAGAATCTATAGGTGCAATTGTTGTTGAAACCAGTGCAAAGAATGCTGTTAACATTGAAGAACTTTTTCAAGGAATAA GTCGGCAAATTCCACCCTTAGATCCTCACGAAAATGGTAACAATGGAGCAATCAAACTCGGAAAGCAGACTTCACAGACGGGTAGGCGGTGCTGCTGA
- the RAB31 gene encoding ras-related protein Rab-31 isoform X2: protein MMAIRELKVCLLGDTGVGKSSIVCRFVQDHFDHNISPTIGASFMTKTVPCGNELHKFLIWDTAGQERFHSLAPMYYRGSAAAVIVYDITKQDSFHTLKKWVKELKEHGPENIVMAIAGNKCDLSDIREVPMKDAKEYAESIGAIVVETSAKNAVNIEELFQGISRQIPPLDPHENGNNGAIKLGKQTSQTGRRCC from the exons gaTACTGGGGTTGGGAAATCAAGCATTGTTTGTCGATTTGTCCAGGACCACTTTGATCACAATATTAGTCCTACTATTGG AGCATCCTTCATGACTAAAACTGTGCCTTGTGGGAATGAGCTTCATAAATTTCTGATCTGGGACACAGCTGGTCAGGAACGG TTTCATTCCTTGGCTCCAATGTACTACCGaggttcagcagcagctgtgatAGTTTATGATATCACCAAACAG GATTCATTTCATACTTTGAAGAAATGGGTGAAAGAACTAAAAGAACACGGTCCTGAAAACATTGTAATGGCCATCGCTGGAAACAAATGTGATCTTTCTGATATCAG ggaggTTCCTATGAAGGATGCCAAAGAATATGCAGAATCTATAGGTGCAATTGTTGTTGAAACCAGTGCAAAGAATGCTGTTAACATTGAAGAACTTTTTCAAGGAATAA GTCGGCAAATTCCACCCTTAGATCCTCACGAAAATGGTAACAATGGAGCAATCAAACTCGGAAAGCAGACTTCACAGACGGGTAGGCGGTGCTGCTGA